Sequence from the Ziziphus jujuba cultivar Dongzao chromosome 9, ASM3175591v1 genome:
TTTAAAGAGTATTGTAacttttttatcataaaaatagAACTCATCTaaaaaacaaactaaaataGATCCAATCTAAATGATATATTAGAGAATTATACAATATGttagtaaatatttaattattaacaatgatgtaatataatatattcttttataaaaaGGTTGATAAGTTATGACCTGACCCTTAATTTGGTCCTACTTATACATGCTTCTAAACTATTTTCTTGACTTCACCCTTTAAGCTGGGGTTACAAAAACTATAGCGGTAGTATTTATGCaccattaaatttaataaattcaaaataataatattatagatatcataatatttatcaatttatttatcaaatgaaaaagtattaaaataatattaattaacatattcatataatttaaatataaaaaattaatatttaaaatgaataagtaaattaaaaaataaattaactaaataTTGCCATAgcgtttgaaaaataaattggtGAATAGTTTGGTAACTctaacattaataaattaaaaaaaaaaccatttttccaatttaatttcTGTAGTGATCAATTAAGTTGCTGTTATCAATTTCATTAGTAACATTTCTCATAAAATGACCTTTAACATGGTattaaaatccatatttttctaacattattattaatattatactaataatttatatttttaccatgcatgttaaaataattaattttaatatatatatatatatatatatatatatatataacatttataatttttgggaTATATTTAATTcgaatttgaaagattttaaaaaactttaaagtTTAAGTGTCTTCAActtatattttaaagaaatctaTGTAAATTAAGAGTTGTTCGGTtcaaattttaatcaattttataaaaatcaattaaaattcaaatatttttaattagaattatataaaatttttaaaaattttaaatgtattaaaaaaatattgatttaaaaaaaatttaaaataatgtaatttaataaattttatgggattttagAAGTcagaatatgaataaaatatatatctaaaatcTTGCCTCAAGTtcaaaagattttttaaaattcttacaAATTCTATACGGAgcctataatattcattttaaattgagtagatctcctttttaattttacttttttaatatataatatattaagtacatatataaaccttaaattttaattgaatttttatccatattttaaaaaaataaaatgatttattttcgtggttttgtatttaaatacaaattattGTGCTATAAAGGAAGTTTGCGTAATTATTCGTGTTCAAAAAATGTTGGGGATAAGAATGTCAAATTACGAAAGAATATATCTTAGCTGGGACGTGTGACAATCCGACTGGATATGCTACGTTAGCACTTCGCACTTTCAAGAACGTGGACAATCTTCAAGGAAAGAAAGTTTCAGAAAGAGACTgaaattatgattattattatttttgttttttgggtctataaaatgaatttaattaaattctgAGGGGTTGAATCGGACTCGGGGCAGCCTGTGAAACCAAAACCCATCCAtcccatttctctctctctctctctctctctctctcctctggCAGATAGAAGAAGaagcgagaaaaaaaaaaaaaaaaacttagataAGTTGCGGCGACCGCTTCGAGGGATTGAATAACCGGCCCATTTAGTACTAAATCAATCGGATTCTAAAATTTCTCGATCAATCGGATTGTGAATTCTTTCTCATTTcgaagaagatgatgaacaaGAGGGCTCGTACCACCATCGGAAAAGCCGTCGTCGATGTTTGGAAGAGGGAAGTCGGCGAACTCTCCACCAGGAATTTCGCTCACCGCCTCGGTGCCTCCCAGGTCATCATTTGTGCTTAACCTTAtccctccttttttttaatttgtatttttattttttaaattttcttttagtgtTTTCTGATTCTGGAATTGGGATGACTTTGATTCATGGTTTAAATAATTgggtttataaattttggatttggaattggcTTGGTCTAGTTTAATTCTTATTTATAGACGGTCTTTTTATTTGTCTGTCATGGATCGTTATGTTTTCGAGTAATTGACCATGTGATGTTTGTTGGTTTGGAATCTGATAAGAAAATTGATCATagattggccttttttttttcttttttttttaaagtgttttAGGAACATACTCCGCCCTCTActttctctcttcctttttgGAAGTAGAGAGATGTATGGTGAAAGTGAAAAATTGGTTGAGTTTTCAGTTTTGTTGCAAACTTACTGAAATTCTTAATTAAGGTCGTCAAGATGTTCTAATCCATCTTGGAAATGTTTTTCCACCAAAATTTGGATGTGTCAATTTGCGTTTGAATTTTCTCTTACATACTATCTAAATTTTTGTTATCCCGACATCATAATCAATTTTGAATTCTTAgatattattagtttatttgatttttgttatggTATTGACAAGAAAGGGTTGGTTAAAATCCACATTTTAGCTGTTGAATTGGAAGGTAATGTTTAGGACATCTTGTAAGTATAAGGCAGCCAATAGATTGTCAAGaccaatgaaattttataataattatgttttatgtatgGGGAATTGTTGAATTTATCCCTATTTGTATAACTCAAAATCTTTTCTGGTCCTCATCCAatgaataagataaaaaaaaggaagaatggaaaaaaagaaaaaaaagaaagaaaaaagaaaaagaaaagaaaggtagaAAAATGATTAGCAAGGTATTTTTGTCATCCAGGTTGACATTAGGATTGGTGCAGATCTCCCATGTCTCTCATATTTCAGTTTTCAAGCctcaaatgaaaattataagaTGTGCTTTTGTCAGAATGAGCAtgaaagcaaacaaaaaagCAGCTCATCCAAATGCCTAGTGAACAATCACCTGCCTCTTCTTTCAAACATTAACAGTCCTTCAATGACCAACATAGTGATTCACCCAAATGCCATAATGTCAGGCAATGCAAAAGAAGTTGTGTTTGGATTCATGACCATTCCACGATGGTATCTTTGTCACATTCCATTTTCCAAGAATGCATCTATGGCATTTTGTCGTTTTGCCTCGACTTTGAAAGTTAGAAATTTGACTCGAGAGACAGACCTGGACTCGTATTCATTGAACAAGAGGATATCCCGCTTGATACGAACTGGACAAATTAATGAAGCAAGAGAATTGTTTGATAAAATGAAGCAACGTAATGTTGTAACATGGAACTCAATGATAACTGGGTATGTTAAGCGAAGAGAGATAGTGCAAGCACGTAAGCTGTTTGATAAGATGCCTGAAAAAGATACTGTGTCATGGAATTTGATGATATCAGGCTATATATCATGTCAGGGAAGTAGAGGTATTGAGGAAGGGAGAGATTTGTTTGATCAAATGCCTGAGAAGGATTGCGTTTCTTGGAACACAATGATCAGTGGGTATGCCAAGAATAGGAGAATGGCTCAGGCATTGCAACTTTTTAATAGCATGCCCAAGCGAAATGTTGTCTCTTGGAATGCAATGATTAGTGGGTTTTTGCAGAATGCTGATGTGTTGCATGCTATTGAGTTTTTTGGGCTAATGCCAGAGCGTGATGAAGCTTCCCTCAATGCCCTGGTTTCGGGTCTTATTCATAATGGTGAGTTGGATGAAGCTGCAAGAATTCTGCTTGAATATGGAAGTATGGGTAATAAACAAGAAGATTTGGTGCATGCTTATAATACATTGATTGTTGGTTATGGTCAGAGCAATATGATTCAAGAAGCACGGCGCTTGTTTGATCAAATTCCTTCTTATCatgataaaatagaaaatggtCAAAGGAGGTTTGAGAGAAATGTGGTAACATGGAATTCAATGATTATGTGCTATGTGAAAGCAGGAGATATTGTCTCTGCCAGAGATCTTTTTGACCAAATGACAGAGCGGGATACCTTTTCTTGGAATACCATGATCAGTGGTTATGTTCATTTGCCAGATATGGAAGAGGCTTCTAACCTCTTTAGTAAAATGCCAGAACCTGATACTCTGTCATGGAATTCAATGATCTCAGGGTTTGCGCAGATTGGTAATTTAGAACTTGCTCATGCTTTCTTTGAGAGGATGCCTCAAAAGAACTTGGtctcttggaattccatgataGCTGGGTATGAAAAAAATGAGGACTATAAAGGAGCAGTTAAGCTCTTCACTCAAATGAAACTTGAAGGAGAAAAACATGATCGGCACACTCTATCTTCAATTCTCAGTGTGTGTACTGGGTTGGTGGATCTGCATCTTGGTATGCAGATTCATCAGCTGTCCACAAAGACTGTTATTGCGGATGTTCCGATAAACAACTCCCTTATAACCATGTATTCAAGATGTGGGGCAATAAAAGAGGCCCAAACAATATTTGATGAGATGGAACTGCAGAAGGATGTGATTACCTGGAATGCAATTATTGGAGGCTATGCATCTCATGGTTCTGCTGTAGAGGCGCTAGAACTTTTTGAATTGATGAAAAAGTTTAAGGTGAAACCTACTTATATAACATTCATTGCAGTGTTGAATGCATGTGCTCATGCAGGATTAGTTGAAGAAGGCAAAAGGCAATTTAAATCTATGGTTAATGATTATGGAATTGAGCCTCGTGTTGAACATTATGCCTCTCTTGTGGACATCATTGGTCGTCATGGACAGCTTCAAGAGGCCATGGACTTGATAAATAAGATGCCGTTTGATCCTGATAAGGCTGTATGGGGAGCATTACTAGGAGCTTGTAGAGTGCATAACAATGTGGAATTGGCCCATGTTGCAGCTGAAGCTTTGATGAGACTTGAACCTGAAAGCTCAGCTCCATACGTGttgttatataatatgtatGCTGATGTGGGTCAATGGGATGATGCAGCAAAGGTGAGATTGGTGATGGAGGAAAACAATATCAGAAAGCAACCAGGATATAGTAGAGTAGATTCTTCCCAGAGCAGATGAGAATTCTATGCTGTGGATGATTCAGTGTAGTTGGTTTTCTGTATTTCCTCTCATGGAGTAAATGGTAAAGCATTTAACCAGATATTCTTGTTTGTAACATTCTTGAAGGGAGAAATATGCACTGGATATAATGGAAATTAGAAAGTTTAGCCGCTTATGATTTATCCATGATTGAGAAGGACAAAAGTAGGTGTCAATTGGTTGGCGAAGAAGATGAACTTGAATGTATGTTTTTGAAGTTTGGAATCTAAAGGAAAGTCAAAATCTAGTATTACGTTTTCTGTGCTTTAgcagaaaattaatatatttctaGCAAAATAGCCTCATCGATATGCTCCCTATTTGGTGCATTGAGCATGATCACCAGTGTCAGTCTTAAGTCAGGTGGTTTCAGTGGTAGGTATATTGTCAATATGAAACAGGAAAACCCTATTATTTAGATTAACAGCCAAATATCTTGTGTATTGCTTTGCATTGCAAGCTTATTCAAAATAGGATTCATTAAGTTTTTAACATTCATTCATGATTTGTTGTTTatgaatttcaaattttgaatcttTTCATCAAATCGATGAAATTGCATTTTTCTGATTCTATTCAACCGTACATCCATTATCAGAATTCTAATAATTCTTATTCATAAAAACATAGAGATGCATATAAGGATCCTAAGAGTGTTTCTGAAGCTATGATTATGAAATTACCAAATTCTTGTCAAACTATGTAGAATGGTTTTTAGAAGAGAATTGACATTTTTAGCATTCCCACCCCACCCCTGCCACCCCCCTCCATTGTGGAAACCTTGTATTAACATCTCAATTTCTTTAGTGAAGATTGTTCGAGGtgctattgttttatttttgagttgtgctgtgtaaatatttttatatttttatctatctGTAATGTTATTTAGCTTGCAATAACTTGTTAATAATCTGCATAACCATGAATTATATGCGGTGAACTGCCTATCATGCACAAAGCTTTAAATTAGATTATTAAATTTTCTGTTTTAATCTTTCAGGATCTTGTCCTCAGACTTGATGTCTACAGAAAGCTTGAAAAGCACAGAGGATGTGTCAACACTGTAAGCTTCAATGCAGATGGTGCCATTTTGGTATCAGGCTCTGATGACAAGCGGGTTATACTCTGGAACTGGGAAACTGGGCAAGTGAAGCTTTCATTTCAATCAGGTCATAACAACAACGTTTTTCAAGCAAAGATTATGCCTTACACGGATGATCGAAGCATTATCACCTGTGCTGCTGATGGACAGGTATTCTGTCTGCTTAAAGCTGTATAAGCACAATATGGAGTATCCTTATTTTGTTGGAATGCCATATTGGCCTTATAATCTAGCACTATCTACAGGCTATTAAGCAGTCCTTATGTGGCATAGATTGTGCCAATAGTATCTTCAACTTTTAAAGAATAAAGATTGTCATATTCTGTAGTGGAGACATGAGTTATCTGTGTAGCAATCAACACACTGTAtgatctttcaatttttatttttttttcctttttttatgagTTGACTAATTATTACACTTCATCAATCTTAGGTGAGGCATGCTCAGATTCTGGAGCGTGGACAAGTGAAAACTTCGCTATTGGGCAAACATCAGGGACGGGCTCATAAGTTGGCTATTGAGCCTGGGAGCCCTCATATTTTTTATACTTGTGGTGAAGATGGAATGGTGCAGCATGTAAGTTATAGATCCCCTGCTAGTTTTGATTGTTAATTCTGCAGTCACATTAATTACAGCACATATGTACCTTTGGACAAAGCTGGGATTTTGTGATTAATAATTTTGAGTGTCCTACCACCCTATGAGTTTAATGTACAGATTGATTATGAAGTTTTGCCATCTGTtcatcttttctttcctttgttttttttttcccccctctaatttttttttttttgttttttttggccattcatccctaaatttcaaaatcaattgtCTAGTTGATTCTTAGTCTGGTATGCCAATGAGCAGTTGTAACTGGCAAGCTTTGTGTCATGGTATTACACCTTGTTGTTGATACTGCTCTCATATGGCCTGTACATTTTTATGACAGTTTGATCTGAGAAGTGGGACTGCCACAGAGCTTTTCACATGCCAACCTATTGGTGATAGGAGGAATTACATGCCAGTCATCCAGCTAAATGCCATTGCAATTGATCCTAGAAACCCAAATCTCTTTGCAGTTGGAGGTTTGGATGAGTATACTAGAGTTTACGATATCCGCAAGTATAAGTGGGATGGATCATCAGAGTTTGGTCAACCTGCAAACTATTTTTGCCCTCCACACTTGATTGGTGATGAACGAGTTGGAATTACAGGTTTAGCTTTCTCAGAACAGAGCGAGCTTCTTGTCTCATACAATGATGAGTGCATCTACCTTTTTACCAGGGATATGGGTTTGGGACCTAATCCAGTTCCATCCTCTCCAATGTCTATGGGCAGTGATGCAAGTGAAATTGGAGGTGATTATCAGTCTGCAGCATCTTCTTTGGCAATGGATGCAGATGAAAAAGTTGCTCCTCAAGCTTACAAGGGGCACAGGAACTGTGAGACAGTGAAAGGTGTGAACTTTCTTGGGCCTAGATGTGAGTATGTGGTGAGTGGGTCTGATTGTGGTAGAATATTCATTTGGAGGAAAAAGGGTGGGGAGCTCATTCGTGTAATGGAAGCGGATAAGCATGTGGTGAACTGCATCGAGTCTCATCCGCATACGATGGTGCTTGCAAGCAGTGGAATTGAAACTGATATCAAGATTTGGACACCAAGGGCCCTTGAGAGAGCTAAACTACCAGCAAAGATTGAACAggtatgctttttcttcttgAGCAAGTTAGAGGCAAAATTTAAAGTTAGAGGAGCTACATGGTTTGGAAATTTGCTGAATGGCCTTAGGTTATGAATGGGAAGAATAATGTTAGGAAAGACAACCTGTTGGTATTTTGACCTAGATCTCCTTAGGGTGATAGCCTTGAGCGTCAACTTGATCATTTTTATCCaacataatattaataacttCAATCCTGGTTCATAATTAGGGGGTGAGAGTGGGATTGAAATATTCAGCGTCAACTTCATCATTTTTATCCaacataatattaataacttCAATCCTGGTTCTTACTTAGGGGGTGAGAGTGGGATTGAAATATTCATTCTCATTACCAGGGCTTAATGAAAAAGGAGGGAAATCATGGTACAGTATTTAACATGTGCCAAATTTGGTGCTAATTGCTGGCTTGATCCTTaaacattttttcctttttaggtTATGGTCTAGTATTTGTAGGTTTAATTAATCCATGTAGGTGGCCAACTCATTGTTCCTCTGCCTTTGTGGTCCCTCATTGTTATGAGGAAAATCATCAGGTGGTCATGGGACTGGACATGATGGAGTGCAGAGAATTGGTATGTTCGGCTATGTCCAATGAGTTGGCCATCCATCTAGGTGGTCCTAGAATTTTCAGAGTTAATGCCAGTATTGGTAATTGCTGTGGTGATAGATAATAGATATGGATAGGGCTATGGTATCCTTGGTTAAACTCTGTGGGCAGGCAGAGGAACTAATTTCTCTGCTGTTGTTTGGAAAAAGGTTCAACCCGATGGAATTCATTGGTTCGCAAGTAGTGACGATGATGATAGTGATTACTTTTACGATGATATGATTTtttatggtgatgatgatgatgatgatgacgacgatGACGATGACGATGACGATGAGGAGGATGATAGTTGTTATGATGACGATGAGGAGGATGATAGTTGTATTGATGACGACGACGGTGATGATGACGATGAGAATGAGGATGATAATGAAGATAACTCTGACAAAGATGCTGATGATGAACTCTGATGATGAAGGCAATTGTTTTGATGATGCTGATGCTGATGATAACAATGACcatgataatttttttgaagGTTATGATGATGCTAATGATAATTCTGGTTTTACACTTTTGTGTCCAGCAGAAACCCAAGGCTAGGGGCTGGATGTACCATTTGTCCTCACCGCAAGATCTGATGTTGCAACTTTTTTCGTTGCAAAGGCGGAGAACAAGTCCAGAGCGTGGTGGAGAGGAGGACTCAGCTGCGGGCCGGGAACTTTTAGAGCTGATATTGACGTACAATGCCAATAGTGATGGTTCTTCAGATGATGGAGGGGATACAGCCAGTCAAGAGGACTTGTTTTGTTGAGTGACACTCTCAAGGCAACCTTTCGGGGGAAAAACATAATAGTAATTGTACATAATATAGGGGATTAATTTGGAACTTCTCTGGTGAGGTCTTGCGAATTTATGGATATGCCACTTATTATCCTATGGTCAAGTTATTTTCATATTCATTCattgcaattattttatattattttttgctttccGCCATCTTACATTGTAGGAGAATGCATCTATCCTATTATATACAagtaaatataatatcattttcACTGCCCTTGTGGTTTTtggtacaaataaaataccCAGATGGTCGCATTTTAGTTTTAAACAAGtggatgttttatttttatgtacacgattttaaagaaaaggttaAGAAACTCTGCCCCAAATAATCGTTTgaaaaatatggtaatttttttgaaCACTATCTATGGTTATATGGGAGTCGTGGGTTGCAATCCTCTAAGTCACCAGTGGCATTCCTCAAGCCTCCAAAACACAGTGCACTacgagaaaataaaataatgaggtTCAAAAAGAGGAGTATGTTTGGTTGGAATTGCAGGGTTCTGATGTGGTTTTAGGTTCACTCTTTCCAAGAGCATCTTGTTGATGTTTTATGATACAAAAGAAAACTGTGCAGGAAATACTGAGATTTAGCCTCTGTTTtggtaggattttttttttacttaaaagttttattggagggccaaaagttttttttatcaaaaaataaatgtgtttggtaaaagtcaataaatatttattgacaaaaaaataaattttttaagctgttttagaGAAGTTCAAATTTTCAGTATTTCtaaaaaagtttttcttttatatgaaaatttaataagcatttaatacagtttaatgagcatttaatgcagtttttttatttacaaccaaatacttattagctttttaataaaatttctcttttaaaaatatctGTTATACAAAATTTTACTTTCATCAGTTATACTAAATAAATCcttattatattgttttaatcttatttttaaAGGGATGATTTATAAATGCTTTTCTGGTATTTGGGCCAAGAACAGAAAAACTTGGAAGAATTAGATAGTATTTTGTAGCTTCTCATTTTTCTGTAACTTCCTAAATTGATTGGCATGGTAGACTTGCTTCTTCTATTTCTgacatttttttagatttatatgGGATTGTGGTTTCAAATAAGTTCGGGAGATATTGTTGTTGGAAATAAAAGAATCAAgaaatccaaattttaaatcaaatttttgattaTAAGTTCACAAGACTAATACCGGTGAAAAAGGGAAAGAGGTGTAGTCTGAATCATATGAGAAAATAGGAGAGGAAGCATAATTAAGATCTTGTTTCATGTTTGGTTTAAGTTGCTTATGCTTCTATTCAAGTTTTTCAAGAAActctattagtttttttttttttttttttttggctttaaaaAGCTATACGTCATTAGTTTTAGTCATAATctttattaaaaatctaaattatcCTTAAGAAAATTGTCTATAAACGATCACAAAAGATGTTTTtgagccttaaaaaccaaaaaaagaaactattttagaataaaaaaattatttatgaccTTTACTAATAGAATTatgataaaatcaatatatatcatataaccatttaattagtaatattaagtatttaatataaaaaatcaacctAAATagctaaacaaattaaaaaaaaagaaaagagaattttaaccaaaaaaatataacacaTGCAAATAACAGTTAGCTGGTTGCTCCGTGTCAACGAAGTTTTCCTCATCCTCGTAGTAGAAACTGTTGACTATACTTGATGTATTTTAAAAGAGGACAGCTTTTTCTTACATATTCATGTAGAAGTTCATGAATAAATCGCTCaccttcaattaaaaaaaaagagatggaaatcttatttggtatttttgcaaCCACTGAATAATTAGGTGTTTTTGAATGGTGCGGGTATGCCGCTCTAAGTTTGATTTAGGaaatataatagtaaaaataataacaatttcgtaaaatataaatataataatattataaaaataatttgtaaagaataaacaaattatgggttttaaatgctttttaataaaagggctttgaatataattaattaaaatagagataataaattggtaaattaaaaataataataacttttttaaaaaaaaaacaaatatgatagaaatcaaaattaaaaaagaaatattgtaaaaatacttGCTTGGGAGTTGGGATAGATGTCCTATTCTTTCTTGCACGGTGCCCTTTTATAGCTTGAAATTCCAGGCCTTTGAATGACAAAGTTTTGATAGAGCCAAATCTTGCTTTATTAGCtcaaatttctaaaataattaaaattttccaccaaaagcattacctttttttttatttaaatcaatttgaaaaatgattataTATGGTTATCAATTACattgattttcaaattaaaatatttgattacgAAAGAGGTTTATTTAGTTTcacaatcatttttaaaatttgttattattatttaaaaaataataataatgaatctaaaaaaaaatagatggtCCAAACAAATTTATAGGAATAAATCCACCATTTTctatatccaaaaatataaactcccggatcaaataaattaataaatcattggaagCATACAAAAGCACagaatgataaaaattaatagtaataataatttcaaaccaaaaaaaaaaaaaaagaaaaaaaagaaaatagtaataataattcttaaccaaaaaaaaaaaaaaaaaaaaaaaaagagatccaCAGTCCAAGATAAATACCAAACTTGTCATGTGTGCGGTGAATAAACCCCACAGGTTTACTGGCTGATTTTTTTTGTCACAAAATCAAAGAAGAAGACTGAAAACTGAAAGGCCCCAAATCTGTCTCACCGACTTGTTGGATTCGTTGGAAATTCGCATAGCCAATGGAAACCAGCCTAACCTCTTCCTCCTTCTCCTCTTTCGCTCCCATCGGGTTTTTCTCGTCGCCTTCTTCTTCCAGAAAACCGCTCTCATCATCATCTTTCATTTCCTTCCCTCCTCTTCTTGCCTCCAAaagtaatcatttttttttaattattatttttctgttccttttataattttctttttcccacgCTCATTAGCTCCGTTTGGTTTCCGAGAAAACATTGAAATTATAAGCTTCTTCCATCGTCATCGTATTTGAGGGTTTTCTTTCTAGTTTCTGGCAAATATTTCAGTTTATTATctgtgttgttttttttttttttttttgtttataatttttttttttagattgttAGAAACTTTCTTTGATTGATTTTGATTTGTGAAATTTCCGATTCAGGTAACGAAAATGGAGCCGATCCGGAACCTGATTCCAATAAAATCAACAGCGTTCCAGTTCCTAGTGATCGCAACCACTCCCTCTCCCCACTCTCTCAGGTactctctatctctctttctctctctctctctctctctctctttctctgtatgTGTGTGTAATTTTCCACAGATAGAATTTGAGGTAAGACTGTTAGTTGCTGAGTAGGTTATATAAacagaaagttaaaaaaataaaattaaataaaattaaattaaaaacaaaatttgtgaTAATTTTTGAGTCAGTTTTATGGGAACAGTGAGGTTTTTTGcgttcatatttttttttgttatagttTATTTTAGCAAGACAACTTAGAAAAATCACTGTTTCTAAGCTATTATCATCTAATGCAAAAATGATGTTATATTTTAGGATGCAGCAATGGGATTAGTGCTGAATGCTGCGGCAGGAAGAGGGTGGAC
This genomic interval carries:
- the LOC107427406 gene encoding uncharacterized protein LOC107427406 isoform X2 yields the protein MMNKRARTTIGKAVVDVWKREVGELSTRNFAHRLGASQDLVLRLDVYRKLEKHRGCVNTVSFNADGAILVSGSDDKRVILWNWETGQVKLSFQSGHNNNVFQAKIMPYTDDRSIITCAADGQVRHAQILERGQVKTSLLGKHQGRAHKLAIEPGSPHIFYTCGEDGMVQHFDLRSGTATELFTCQPIGDRRNYMPVIQLNAIAIDPRNPNLFAVGGLDEYTRVYDIRKYKWDGSSEFGQPANYFCPPHLIGDERVGITGLAFSEQSELLVSYNDECIYLFTRDMGLGPNPVPSSPMSMGSDASEIGGDYQSAASSLAMDADEKVAPQAYKGHRNCETVKGVNFLGPRCEYVVSGSDCGRIFIWRKKGGELIRVMEADKHVVNCIESHPHTMVLASSGIETDIKIWTPRALERAKLPAKIEQQKPKARGWMYHLSSPQDLMLQLFSLQRRRTSPERGGEEDSAAGRELLELILTYNANSDGSSDDGGDTASQEDLFC
- the LOC107427406 gene encoding uncharacterized protein LOC107427406 isoform X1, which translates into the protein MMNKRARTTIGKAVVDVWKREVGELSTRNFAHRLGASQDLVLRLDVYRKLEKHRGCVNTVSFNADGAILVSGSDDKRVILWNWETGQVKLSFQSGHNNNVFQAKIMPYTDDRSIITCAADGQVRHAQILERGQVKTSLLGKHQGRAHKLAIEPGSPHIFYTCGEDGMVQHFDLRSGTATELFTCQPIGDRRNYMPVIQLNAIAIDPRNPNLFAVGGLDEYTRVYDIRKYKWDGSSEFGQPANYFCPPHLIGDERVGITGLAFSEQSELLVSYNDECIYLFTRDMGLGPNPVPSSPMSMGSDASEIGGDYQSAASSLAMDADEKVAPQAYKGHRNCETVKGVNFLGPRCEYVVSGSDCGRIFIWRKKGGELIRVMEADKHVVNCIESHPHTMVLASSGIETDIKIWTPRALERAKLPAKIEQVQPDGIHWFASSDDDDSDYFYDDMIFYGDDDDDDDDDDDDDDDEEDDSCYDDDEEDDSCIDDDDGDDDDENEDDNEDNSDKDADDEL
- the LOC107427406 gene encoding uncharacterized protein LOC107427406 isoform X3, encoding MMNKRARTTIGKAVVDVWKREVGELSTRNFAHRLGASQDLVLRLDVYRKLEKHRGCVNTVSFNADGAILVSGSDDKRVILWNWETGQVKLSFQSGHNNNVFQAKIMPYTDDRSIITCAADGQVRHAQILERGQVKTSLLGKHQGRAHKLAIEPGSPHIFYTCGEDGMVQHFDLRSGTATELFTCQPIGDRRNYMPVIQLNAIAIDPRNPNLFAVGGLDEYTRVYDIRKYKWDGSSEFGQPANYFCPPHLIGDERVGITGLAFSEQSELLVSYNDECIYLFTRDMGLGPNPVPSSPMSMGSDASEIGGDYQSAASSLAMDADEKVAPQAYKGHRNCETVKGVNFLGPRCEYVVSGSDCGRIFIWRKKGGELIRVMEADKHVVNCIESHPHTMVLASSGIETDIKIWTPRALERAKLPAKIEQKPKARGWMYHLSSPQDLMLQLFSLQRRRTSPERGGEEDSAAGRELLELILTYNANSDGSSDDGGDTASQEDLFC
- the LOC107427406 gene encoding uncharacterized protein LOC107427406 isoform X4; the protein is MDLVLRLDVYRKLEKHRGCVNTVSFNADGAILVSGSDDKRVILWNWETGQVKLSFQSGHNNNVFQAKIMPYTDDRSIITCAADGQVRHAQILERGQVKTSLLGKHQGRAHKLAIEPGSPHIFYTCGEDGMVQHFDLRSGTATELFTCQPIGDRRNYMPVIQLNAIAIDPRNPNLFAVGGLDEYTRVYDIRKYKWDGSSEFGQPANYFCPPHLIGDERVGITGLAFSEQSELLVSYNDECIYLFTRDMGLGPNPVPSSPMSMGSDASEIGGDYQSAASSLAMDADEKVAPQAYKGHRNCETVKGVNFLGPRCEYVVSGSDCGRIFIWRKKGGELIRVMEADKHVVNCIESHPHTMVLASSGIETDIKIWTPRALERAKLPAKIEQVQPDGIHWFASSDDDDSDYFYDDMIFYGDDDDDDDDDDDDDDDEEDDSCYDDDEEDDSCIDDDDGDDDDENEDDNEDNSDKDADDEL